The following proteins come from a genomic window of Megalops cyprinoides isolate fMegCyp1 chromosome 6, fMegCyp1.pri, whole genome shotgun sequence:
- the LOC118778638 gene encoding neuropeptides B/W receptor type 2-like yields MKNVSKPDTMNSACNYSVEFYSFNFNNRTDLNCTSPAQFFYQDFYVVLPVIYSVICAVGLTGNTAVIYVILKAPKMKTVTNMFILNLAIADDLFTLVLPINIAEHLLHYWPFGETLCKIILSIDHYNIFSSIYFLTVMSVDRYLVVLATVRSKRMPHRTYRAAKTVSVCVWTLVILIVMPFTVFAGIYVNPEDRDRKSCVLSFPSPESFWFKASRIYTLLLGFAIPVSTICILYTMMLYKLRNMRLNSNAKALDKAKKKVTIMVFIVLAVCLFCWTPFHLSTIVALTTDLNSTPLVIGISYFITSLSYANSCLNPFLYAFLDDSFRKAFKKMLECRQS; encoded by the coding sequence atgaaaaacgTGTCCAAGCCAGACACAATGAACTCCGCTTGCAACTATTCCGTGGAATTTTATTCCTTTAATTTCAACAACCGGACCGATCTAAACTGCACTTCACCAGCGCAGTTCTTCTACCAAGATTTCTACGTCGTCCTGCCGGTCATATACTCGGTCATATGCGCGGTGGGATTGACTGgcaacactgctgtcatttatgTCATCCTCAAAGCGCCCAAAATGAAGACGGTCACCAATATGTTTATACTCAACTTGGCCATCGCCgatgatttatttactttagtCCTCCCAATCAACATCGCAGAACATCTCCTACATTACTGGCCTTTCGGCGAGACTCTGTGCAAGATCATACTCTCCATAGACCACTACAACATATTCTCCAGTATCTACTTTCTCACGGTAATGAGCGTTGATAGGTACCTGGTGGTGCTCGCGACCGTGCGCTCCAAGAGGATGCCCCACCGCACTTACCGTGCAGCCAAAACCGTAAGCGTCTGCGTGTGGACACTGGTCATTCTAATAGTCATGCCTTTCACCGTGTTCGCAGGAATTTACGTTAATCCCGAAGATAGGGATAGGAAGAGTTGCGTCTTGAGTTTCCCCAGTCCGGAGAGTTTCTGGTTTAAAGCGAGTCGGATTTACACTCTGCTCCTCGGCTTTGCCATCCCCGTCTCCACCATCTGTATCCTGTACACAATGATGCTGTACAAGCTGCGGAACATGCGGCTGAACTCCAACGCCAAGGCTCtagacaaagcaaaaaagaaagtgaCGATAATGGTGTTCATCGTCCTCGCAGTCTGCCTGTTCTGCTGGACGCCGTTCCATCTCAGCACCATCGTCGCCCTCACAACGGACCTGAACTCAACGCCGCTAGTGATTGGAATCTCTTATTTCATTACAAGTCTAAGCTACGCAAATTCGTGTCTAAACCCTTTCCTATACGCTTTCCTTGACGACAGCTTTAGGAAGGCGTTCAAGAAAATGTTGGAGTGTAGACAATCTTGA